CTACCTTCTGTGAAATTGTATAAGATAACACCTATCTTTTGCTATCGAAGCGGCTTCCACTAAAGCCATCATGCATTCCATAATAGCTATTTGTAGCTTTTCTTGATAGTTTAATCTTCTTTACCTCTTTTTTTGAATCATCAACTTTAGATGATACTTTCTTAATATTTTCTTGATCTTTTCTGTACAGTAGAACAAATATATCCTTTATCTGAGTCTTATAAGTCTCCATCATATATTCTTCTAATATTTCATCTTCTTCCATACCTGTTTCTGTAATTACACTATCAAGATATGCTTGATATTTTAATTTATACTGCTCATATTTTTCAATTTCAATATCCCTTGCTACGATGAGCCTTTCAAATCTCTCCATATCATCATGATCTAGTGCAAACGACGTATACGTCATTATGGTTCTCATTTCTTCTGCAATACTTAGCATGTATTTCAAATTACTTTCTAAATTATCTAAAAGTTCATTTAGCATATTACATGCCTCCTAATTGCTGTGCAAGCCATGTTGATTGCTGGTTCATCTTTTGCATAGCTACTTCTAATTTAGAAAATTGATTATAATATCTCTCTTCTTTATCAGCCATTCTCTTAATCATCTCTTTTATGCGTTTATCATACTCTTTTATTTCTTTATACAATACATTGTCATACTGTGTTCTGTCACCAATCATACCTGCTTTTTGTAATAATTTACCTTTAGTTCCTGTCCTTCCAGACATCTTATTTACTTGCTCTTCTAATTTATAAGCTATTCCCTTACTGCCTTCTTCATCCATAGTGAAGAGATCCACTATTTCGCTACCCTTTTCTTTAAGAGCCATTTTCAATTTAGTTGGATTAATTACGAGCTTACCCTTTTCTTTATAATCTGAGCTAGTAGTTATTCCTATATCGGGTAGACTTATTCCTCCCACTTTCGAATACAAATCAAGTCTAAGCCCATCGACAAAACTACTTAGCGTAGAATCATTTCTAAGAAGTCCACTCTTCGCCTTTTCTGTCCATAATTCTGCATCATCGTCTGACATAGATTGTTTTTGCTCCGATGTAAGCGGCTTATAATCTCTGTATCTTTCCTCATTTAATTTGTCATTTACCTGCTTTATGAGCTTATTATAATCTTCTACAAAAGCTTTTATATTATCATATGCAGTATCCACATCTGACTCAACTGTTACTTCTATCTTCTTTCCTGGTTCTGCACTTTTTAGTTCATAGCCTATTCCATCTATATTAAATGAATTACTCGATTTGTATATATCTATACCATTGTCTACACCATCGTCTGTGTTGTCTATATTTACTATGGCATCCTGACCTCTCATCTCAGTCTCATCAAGGCCTAGCATTTTCATAAAATTGCCTTTTTGATCTTCAATTTTAACTCTTGATGCAGTTCCCATAGATTTACTCTCTAATACAAATTGATCTCTATATTGATCATACTCCATTTTCACTCCAACATTTGATTGATTTATCTTTGCAGTTATATCATCTATACTATCTGCTGAAGTAAACTGAAATGTCTGTCCATTTATCTTGAATTCTATCTCGCCTTCATCGTTAAATGGTTTGTTTACATCTGAATTTGCAAACAAATTTGCATCATAAACCTCTTTGATGCTACTCTTTAAATCAATTCTATTACTTATAGAACTTCTTTCCATTCCAAGATTTTCTAATTCGTTATTTCCAACAACTTCTATACTATGCCCATCTGGTGAATTAAATGCAATAGTTCCGTCATTTCCTATTGTAACTGAAACACCCGATCCACTAAGTGCACTATTGATAGCTGTCTCCATCTCATTTTTTTCGTTAGAATTAAAGTTCTTGTCAAAATTAACCTCGTAATCTTTTCCATCTATTTTAAATTCTAATTTTTGATTTACATCATTATACCCAAAATTAGCTCTTCCCTTCACAGCCTGTATTTCCGTTCCAGATGCAATCCCTGCTTTTGCAAGTAAATCATCACTAGTGTCATTTACTAATTTAAATTTCTCGCCTACGCCCATAGCACTTATCTGCAATTTATTTCCAGACATAGAAGCCTTAACTCTATTTGAATAATGAGTTTTCAACTGCTCATTTATTTTATCTAACATCTCCTGTGCATCATTTGCACCACTTACAGTGATTGTTTTAAAACTTCCACTTCCCTCTTGAATTTTAAATACTCCATTAAAATCTGTAAGTTCTTTAGTTCCCTCTGTGAAGTTTTTCTCTCCATCGACCATTTCCATCTTTTCATTGTACGTAGATACTGGATTTCTAAGTTCCAATTGACTACTCTTTAATGGTCCGCCAAGTTCAAAGCTAAATCTATTGTTTTTGAATTCAACTTTGATTTTAGGATTCTTTACTTTTCCGCTGCCACTTGGGTTATCTGTTTCATAATCACCAAATGCTTCTTTTAAAAGATTTTGGAATTTATCTTCAATTTCTTTATTTGTCGCTGAAGATAAATCCTCATCTAATTTTATAGATTTGAAAATGCCATCTACTACAGCACCAAATTCGAATCCCTCTTTCAATTTACTTCTATCGACATCTTTAGTTGACTCCAATTTAGAATATGAGCTGCTAATAGTTCCACTACTTTCTTTTCTCGCATTAAACGCCTTTTGTTTAACTGTAATAAATCGCGTTCTCGCTGCAATATTCTGTGTATTTGTAACTTTTATTATATTTTTGTAGTCATCACTGATAGTTGCCTTTGTAGAAGAGAACATAGCAGGCGATTTAATATATGTGTCTTTGTTAAGTACATCAAAATACTTATCCTTGAATTCGACAATTGATTTATTTATGTCTCTATATTGATCCTGTGTCCACTCTCTAACCGTTCTCTCTGCTTCTAATTTGTCAAGTTTCATCTGCTCGGCTTTCATCATATTTTTTACAGCAGCATCTGTATCCATACCACTGGCCAAGCCACCTATTCTCATTCTATCACCCATTTTGCCACCTCACATTCAGCCTCTCTAGGCTTTTTCATCAACTAATATTCCCGCTAATTCCCACATTTTTGCAACCATATCCAATACCTTTTCAGATGGTATCTCACGAATAATTCTGTCTTCATCACCACTAGTATCAATTACTTTTACCATTATTTCATGTGTCTTTTCATGAATTCTATACTCTAATCTTCGGTCGTAAGTCTTGACGCTCTTATTTGCTGCTTCAATAGCATCAATTAAATCCTTCTCTTGCACATCTTTTTTCTTAACCTGTTCCTTTTGATGCGCTTTTATAGTTTCTCTTTGTTTCGACATTTTTTGATTATCCAATTTACTTGATTTGTATGCTGTAGTTTTCTGCTGCTGAGTTATTTGCGTTTTTTCCCCAATTTTTTCAATTCGCATACTTCTTACCTCCTTTATTTCGATGCCTCAGCCTTTTGTCCTCTCCTATCCTTCTCACTACTATTATCGGCATTTAATCAAATATACTTTACCCTTTGATTAAAATTGACATATGAGCTAAGCTATCTAAATCACTATCTTTCAGCAAATTTATCATCTCTTTTATAAAATCCGAATTATGATTTATTTCCCTTGCAAATGCTTGTATCGAAAACAATGCTAATTCGTCATCAAATTTTTTATTGAAGCCAGAAACTCCTACAGCATGTAACCTAAGCATCCCATATAGCATACAAATATGAAGGTATGAATCCCAAATATCTCCGCCAATGCTAAATGGCATCATTTCTTTGTAGTATTCATTTACTAAGTAATTTTCATAAACATATTCTTTATCTTCCAGGTATGGCTTTACATACCTATCTAGATTTTCTATATATTCTTCAAGTACATTTTCAATCTTTTCGCCTTCTCTATATCCTACCCCTTCAAAAGTTTCTTTCAATAGTTTTAAATATCTCTTGTTTCCAACACCTCTTAAAAATCTCTCTGAAACCATTTCTTGAGCCAATCTCATTTGTATTTGATAA
This sequence is a window from Tissierellales bacterium. Protein-coding genes within it:
- the fliD gene encoding flagellar filament capping protein FliD, producing MGDRMRIGGLASGMDTDAAVKNMMKAEQMKLDKLEAERTVREWTQDQYRDINKSIVEFKDKYFDVLNKDTYIKSPAMFSSTKATISDDYKNIIKVTNTQNIAARTRFITVKQKAFNARKESSGTISSSYSKLESTKDVDRSKLKEGFEFGAVVDGIFKSIKLDEDLSSATNKEIEDKFQNLLKEAFGDYETDNPSGSGKVKNPKIKVEFKNNRFSFELGGPLKSSQLELRNPVSTYNEKMEMVDGEKNFTEGTKELTDFNGVFKIQEGSGSFKTITVSGANDAQEMLDKINEQLKTHYSNRVKASMSGNKLQISAMGVGEKFKLVNDTSDDLLAKAGIASGTEIQAVKGRANFGYNDVNQKLEFKIDGKDYEVNFDKNFNSNEKNEMETAINSALSGSGVSVTIGNDGTIAFNSPDGHSIEVVGNNELENLGMERSSISNRIDLKSSIKEVYDANLFANSDVNKPFNDEGEIEFKINGQTFQFTSADSIDDITAKINQSNVGVKMEYDQYRDQFVLESKSMGTASRVKIEDQKGNFMKMLGLDETEMRGQDAIVNIDNTDDGVDNGIDIYKSSNSFNIDGIGYELKSAEPGKKIEVTVESDVDTAYDNIKAFVEDYNKLIKQVNDKLNEERYRDYKPLTSEQKQSMSDDDAELWTEKAKSGLLRNDSTLSSFVDGLRLDLYSKVGGISLPDIGITTSSDYKEKGKLVINPTKLKMALKEKGSEIVDLFTMDEEGSKGIAYKLEEQVNKMSGRTGTKGKLLQKAGMIGDRTQYDNVLYKEIKEYDKRIKEMIKRMADKEERYYNQFSKLEVAMQKMNQQSTWLAQQLGGM
- a CDS encoding flagellar protein FlaG; protein product: MRIEKIGEKTQITQQQKTTAYKSSKLDNQKMSKQRETIKAHQKEQVKKKDVQEKDLIDAIEAANKSVKTYDRRLEYRIHEKTHEIMVKVIDTSGDEDRIIREIPSEKVLDMVAKMWELAGILVDEKA